A single window of uncultured Methanospirillum sp. DNA harbors:
- the cdhD gene encoding CO dehydrogenase/acetyl-CoA synthase subunit delta, with protein MADEPDISGLLRLLGPGIAELLSGKEIILENVELDLAELQLTIPVGGSPIILPGYPVAGQQPSPSSASGIDRSRWPSDLLKESFTPVSDTYPARIREVTLGATKGEGGSRGRSVIVGGARAPPFTDPGVLHAHPPVIAMDVFDTPFPMPRALKSHLTEVIDDPAAWARMNVERYGADMVTVHLLSTDPLIKDASPREAAKTVEDVLQAVDVPIIIGGCGDPKKDAETFIEIAEMADGERLLLNSVTADMADAKTLEPVAKAVDKHGHCLLAFTGLDLNSAKELNRRLYQFFPADRILNDLTTVALGYGLEYSFTIHERARIAGLMGDAELQHPTISAATNAWSAREAWMDLGPRFGSPDFRGPIWETIGSLTLLLAGVDLFLMMHPLAVSTMRDVSSRLISGGAAKAAEASWVNARI; from the coding sequence ATGGCAGACGAGCCAGATATTTCAGGACTACTCAGGCTTCTGGGACCGGGAATAGCAGAACTTCTCTCAGGTAAGGAGATAATCCTGGAGAATGTAGAGCTGGATCTGGCAGAACTTCAGCTCACGATCCCGGTCGGTGGATCACCGATCATCCTTCCCGGTTATCCGGTTGCCGGGCAACAACCTTCCCCATCTTCTGCTTCCGGAATCGATCGATCCCGGTGGCCATCAGATCTTCTGAAGGAGTCTTTCACACCAGTATCTGATACATACCCGGCACGGATCCGTGAGGTTACGCTAGGTGCAACAAAAGGAGAAGGAGGAAGCAGGGGACGGAGTGTTATCGTCGGCGGAGCACGGGCACCCCCCTTCACCGATCCCGGGGTGCTCCATGCTCACCCACCAGTCATTGCCATGGATGTCTTTGATACGCCGTTTCCGATGCCACGGGCGCTGAAGAGCCATCTCACGGAGGTTATCGATGATCCGGCTGCATGGGCACGGATGAACGTCGAGAGGTACGGGGCAGACATGGTCACGGTTCACCTGCTCAGCACTGACCCGCTGATCAAAGACGCCAGCCCGAGAGAGGCTGCAAAGACAGTCGAGGATGTCCTTCAGGCTGTTGATGTCCCGATCATCATCGGTGGCTGTGGTGATCCAAAAAAGGATGCAGAGACCTTCATTGAGATCGCTGAGATGGCAGATGGGGAGCGGCTTCTCCTCAACTCGGTCACAGCCGACATGGCTGATGCAAAAACTCTTGAACCGGTTGCAAAGGCAGTAGACAAGCATGGTCACTGCCTCCTGGCCTTTACCGGTCTCGATCTGAACAGTGCCAAGGAACTGAACAGACGCCTGTACCAGTTCTTCCCAGCCGACCGCATCCTGAACGATCTGACAACGGTGGCACTCGGGTACGGACTTGAATACTCATTCACGATCCATGAACGTGCACGGATCGCTGGGCTCATGGGGGATGCTGAACTGCAGCATCCGACCATATCGGCAGCCACAAACGCCTGGTCTGCCCGCGAGGCGTGGATGGATCTCGGCCCGAGATTTGGATCTCCTGATTTCAGGGGACCGATATGGGAGACCATCGGGAGCCTGACACTACTTCTTGCAGGAGTGGATCTCTTCCTGATGATGCACCCGCTGGCGGTCTCAACGATGAGAGATGTCTCATCACGGCTGATATCTGGAGGAGCAGCGAAGGCGGCAGAGGCCTCGTGGGTGAATGCCAGGATATGA
- the cdhC gene encoding CO dehydrogenase/CO-methylating acetyl-CoA synthase complex subunit beta, translated as MFEDIPVEVGLVFEGERIRKEDMQVELGGPKVDQKFEIVLVRSPDAVEDGKISVIGPDLKDIPQGSHVTFGILVEVAGSRLEEDLEGVLERRIHEYMNYIQGVMHLNQRYDIWIRVGKKSFAKGLDSFTYIGKAIERLYRSELALIEKIQITFLTGGDEFESLYRAALERYETRDARARGLSDEEVDTFYGCALCQSFAPNHICVITPERYANCGAISWFDGRAAARMDPEGPIFPIAKETCIDPEKGEYSGINEHAKKRSMGEVNRVYLYSGFGYPHTSCGCFEAIAFYIPEVEGFGIVHRRFSGPTVNGLPFSTLADSTAGGRQVEGFHGISLEYMRSRKFLRADGGWNSIVWMPREIKESLTGFIPEDVVGKIATEADATDMQSLEEFLRKTGHPVVERWSTQADQDEETSGPEQGGMSYSHGGQGPVFVAGELPITTGGVTIILKNAKIFAEKVIIRPIEKEKKGGKQ; from the coding sequence GAAGCCCTGATGCAGTTGAAGACGGGAAGATATCTGTCATCGGGCCTGATCTCAAAGATATCCCGCAGGGATCTCATGTAACGTTTGGCATTCTTGTTGAGGTAGCCGGCTCCAGGCTGGAAGAGGATCTCGAAGGAGTCCTTGAGCGGCGGATTCACGAGTACATGAACTACATCCAGGGGGTCATGCATCTTAACCAGAGGTATGACATCTGGATCAGAGTCGGAAAGAAATCCTTTGCAAAAGGACTGGACAGTTTCACCTATATCGGAAAGGCGATCGAACGCCTGTACCGGAGTGAACTTGCACTTATCGAGAAGATCCAGATCACCTTCCTGACCGGTGGCGACGAATTTGAATCGCTCTATAGGGCAGCACTGGAGCGGTATGAGACACGGGATGCACGGGCACGTGGCCTCTCTGACGAAGAGGTGGACACCTTTTACGGATGTGCCCTCTGCCAGTCCTTTGCTCCAAATCATATCTGTGTTATCACACCTGAACGGTACGCAAACTGCGGGGCGATCAGCTGGTTTGACGGCAGGGCAGCTGCCAGAATGGATCCCGAAGGGCCGATATTCCCGATCGCAAAAGAGACCTGCATCGATCCTGAAAAGGGCGAATACTCGGGGATTAACGAGCATGCGAAAAAAAGGTCGATGGGTGAGGTGAACCGGGTCTACCTCTACTCTGGATTTGGATATCCGCATACATCATGTGGATGCTTTGAGGCGATCGCGTTCTACATCCCAGAGGTAGAAGGGTTTGGAATCGTTCACCGCAGGTTTTCCGGACCGACCGTGAACGGTCTGCCCTTCTCGACCCTCGCTGACTCGACCGCCGGCGGCAGACAGGTTGAAGGATTTCATGGGATCTCACTTGAGTACATGCGATCCAGAAAGTTTCTCCGGGCCGATGGCGGATGGAACTCTATTGTCTGGATGCCGAGGGAGATCAAAGAGAGCCTGACCGGATTCATTCCAGAAGATGTTGTAGGAAAGATCGCAACAGAAGCGGATGCAACTGACATGCAGTCACTTGAAGAATTTCTCAGGAAGACAGGACATCCGGTTGTTGAGAGATGGTCAACTCAGGCAGATCAGGATGAGGAAACCTCCGGGCCAGAACAGGGAGGGATGTCGTATTCCCACGGAGGACAGGGACCGGTGTTTGTAGCAGGAGAACTGCCGATAACGACCGGAGGGGTGACCATCATCCTGAAAAATGCGAAAATTTTCGCTGAAAAGGTGATCATCAGGCCGATTGAGAAGGAGAAGAAGGGGGGAAAGCAGTGA
- the acsC gene encoding acetyl-CoA decarbonylase/synthase complex subunit gamma gives MAEKKKGIREISPIDVYKLLPRTNCGECGVPNCMAFATRVVNGEAVVDGCPPILDEKHKEAYARLSDLLAPPVKAITFGTERTAIIGGKYVLQRHEFTYQFPPPIAIDVSDDMDPASMKARVHEIASFSYGYIGRTLTLDAVAVRSVTGDAERFGSAVRLVMDSTDLPLILCSHDPEVMKAGLEAAGSKRPLIYAATKENWRAMADLAVRYGCPVVAAAPGDLALLRSLVRTLQACGITDIVLDPGTFGDEGLAGTVYSFTAIRKAACREGDPLFGLPILGTPIAVWTGQELGEDQNRWQEAYTASILMTRYADLLIMHSLEGWTVLPQLIWRFGLYTDPRKPVSVDPGLRVFGSPGSDAPVLITSNYALTFFTVESDIKSAKLDCYLIVVETGGLSVEAAVAGRYLNAEKIVEALRESGIEQKISHRYVILPGLAARLSGETEEASGWRIMVGPRDSSGIGKLIREHWPPKEDH, from the coding sequence ATGGCAGAGAAGAAGAAAGGGATTCGTGAGATCAGTCCGATTGATGTGTACAAACTTCTGCCACGGACAAACTGCGGAGAGTGTGGTGTCCCGAACTGTATGGCATTTGCCACCCGGGTTGTCAACGGGGAGGCAGTGGTTGACGGGTGCCCGCCTATCCTGGATGAAAAGCACAAGGAGGCATATGCCCGGCTCAGCGATCTTCTTGCACCACCGGTGAAGGCGATCACATTCGGAACCGAGAGGACCGCTATTATCGGAGGGAAGTATGTCCTTCAACGCCACGAGTTTACGTACCAGTTCCCGCCACCGATCGCGATCGATGTGTCCGACGATATGGACCCGGCTTCGATGAAAGCACGGGTTCACGAGATTGCCAGTTTTTCATACGGGTACATCGGCAGAACCCTCACCCTTGATGCTGTTGCAGTCAGGTCTGTGACCGGTGATGCAGAGCGGTTTGGATCAGCAGTGAGACTGGTAATGGATAGCACTGATCTCCCCCTGATCCTCTGTTCCCATGACCCAGAGGTGATGAAGGCAGGTCTTGAGGCAGCCGGGAGCAAACGTCCTCTCATCTATGCAGCGACCAAAGAAAACTGGAGGGCAATGGCGGACCTTGCGGTCAGGTATGGATGCCCGGTCGTGGCTGCTGCCCCGGGAGATCTCGCACTCCTCCGGTCCCTGGTCAGGACCCTGCAGGCCTGCGGAATCACCGATATCGTGCTTGACCCAGGAACCTTCGGAGATGAAGGGCTGGCCGGTACAGTCTACTCATTCACAGCCATCAGGAAGGCAGCGTGCAGGGAAGGGGATCCACTCTTCGGCCTTCCCATCCTCGGTACACCGATCGCAGTCTGGACCGGACAGGAACTGGGTGAGGATCAGAACCGGTGGCAGGAGGCATACACCGCCTCGATCCTGATGACACGGTATGCAGATCTCCTTATCATGCACAGTTTGGAGGGCTGGACAGTGCTTCCCCAGCTCATCTGGCGGTTCGGCCTTTACACCGATCCACGAAAACCGGTCTCTGTCGATCCGGGCTTGCGGGTATTCGGTAGTCCCGGCTCTGATGCACCGGTGCTGATAACCTCAAACTACGCTCTGACCTTCTTCACGGTCGAGTCTGATATCAAATCAGCCAAACTTGACTGCTACCTGATCGTGGTCGAGACCGGAGGGCTCTCGGTCGAGGCAGCGGTCGCGGGCAGGTACCTCAATGCCGAGAAGATCGTTGAGGCATTGCGTGAATCAGGTATCGAACAAAAGATCAGCCACAGGTATGTGATATTGCCCGGTCTTGCTGCACGTCTTTCAGGAGAGACAGAAGAAGCAAGCGGATGGCGGATCATGGTCGGTCCCCGTGACTCATCAGGGATCGGGAAACTGATCCGTGAGCACTGGCCTCCGAAAGAAGACCACTAA